A window of Macrotis lagotis isolate mMagLag1 chromosome X, bilby.v1.9.chrom.fasta, whole genome shotgun sequence contains these coding sequences:
- the LOC141499977 gene encoding interferon alpha-16-like, with the protein MTSWTLLPVALMLLCSSSLCSLGCDLTQGLQDDFSLLNQMSTFPLVPCWKDRINFNFPKEVMEGSQLQRGNATVIVHEMLQQIFTILSLKSVPAAWNQTQLMQLFIGLDQQLQQLEKCLGQEGEWEETFLESENLRLALKRYFQRINQYLQGKVYSHCAWEIVRVEIRRVFLFMSKLTRKLRD; encoded by the coding sequence ATGACCTCCTGGACCTTGTTGCCAGTTGCCCTTATGCTGCTCTGCTCCAGCTCCCTATGCTCTCTAGGATGTGACCTGACTCAAGGACTGCAGGATGACTTCTCACTTCTGAACCAAATGAGCACATTTCCCCTGGTGCCATGTTGGAAGGACAGGATCAACTTCAACTTCCCAAAGGAAGTCATGGAAGGAAGCCAACTCCAGAGGGGGAATGCCACAGTCATTGTGCATGAGATGCTCCAACAGATCTTCACCATCTTAAGTCTGAAATCTGTTCCTGCTGCTTGGAATCAGACCCAGCTCATGCAACTGTTCATTGGACTGGATCAGCAGCTGCAACAGCTGGAGAAGTGTCTTGGGCAAgagggggagtgggaagagactttcTTGGAGAGTGAGAACCTCAGATTGGCCTTGAAGAGGTATTTCCAAAGAATAAACCAGTACCTGCAAGGAAAGGTGTATAGCCACTGTGCCTGGGAAATTGTGCGAGTAGAGATCAGGAGGGTCTTCCTGTTCATGAGTAAACTAACCAGAAAACTCAGAGactga